Proteins encoded by one window of Actinocorallia herbida:
- a CDS encoding PDR/VanB family oxidoreductase codes for MTQATIAPRTVGAAAVEREPSERLSVVVHSRRLDGPDVVVLDLRRPDGGALPPAAPGAHLDVHLPGGLIRQYSLAGDSADRNRYVLGVLRAPDSRGGSAAVHAHLHEGAGLEVSPPRDAFPLVDRGGRALLLAGGIGITPLLAMARLLAAEGRPFELHYSVRERARLAFLPDLDALGASVHLHVDGEGAPLDLAGLAHGRGARDDVYVCGPPGFIDGTTETLIRLGWPAGAVHTERFTREQPGREGSFTVEAKRSGVRCAVREGQSIAQALAEAGVPVSLSCESGVCGTCLTPVVAGVPEHRDDYQTDAEKAANSMVTICCSGSRTDLLVLDL; via the coding sequence GTGACCCAAGCCACAATCGCCCCCCGTACCGTTGGAGCCGCCGCCGTGGAACGCGAACCCTCCGAGCGCCTGTCCGTCGTCGTGCACTCCCGCCGTCTCGACGGTCCCGACGTGGTCGTCCTCGACCTCCGCCGGCCGGACGGCGGCGCGCTGCCGCCGGCCGCGCCCGGCGCCCATCTCGACGTGCACCTGCCCGGCGGCCTGATCCGGCAGTACTCGCTCGCGGGGGACTCCGCCGACCGGAACCGGTACGTCCTGGGCGTCCTGCGCGCGCCGGACTCGCGCGGCGGATCGGCGGCGGTCCACGCGCACCTGCACGAGGGCGCGGGGCTCGAGGTCTCGCCCCCGCGCGACGCGTTCCCACTGGTCGATCGCGGCGGCCGGGCGCTGCTCCTCGCGGGCGGCATCGGCATCACCCCGCTGCTGGCCATGGCCCGCCTCCTCGCCGCCGAGGGCCGACCGTTCGAGCTGCACTACAGCGTCCGCGAGCGGGCCAGGCTCGCGTTCCTCCCGGACCTCGACGCGCTGGGCGCCTCGGTCCACCTGCACGTCGACGGCGAGGGCGCGCCCCTGGACCTCGCCGGACTCGCGCACGGCAGGGGGGCGCGCGACGACGTCTACGTCTGCGGGCCTCCTGGGTTCATCGACGGGACGACGGAGACGCTGATCCGGCTCGGCTGGCCCGCCGGGGCCGTGCACACCGAGCGCTTCACCCGGGAACAGCCAGGCCGGGAGGGGTCGTTCACCGTCGAGGCGAAGCGCTCCGGCGTCCGCTGCGCGGTCCGGGAAGGGCAGAGCATCGCCCAGGCGCTCGCCGAGGCGGGCGTGCCCGTGTCGCTGTCCTGCGAGAGCGGCGTGTGCGGAACCTGCCTGACCCCGGTCGTCGCCGGGGTCCCCGAGCACCGGGACGACTACCAGACCGACGCCGAGAAGGCCGCGAACTCGATGGTCACCATCTGCTGCTCCGGCTCGCGCACCGACCTCCTGGTCCTCGACCTCTGA
- a CDS encoding TetR/AcrR family transcriptional regulator, with translation MDDAERDRVVEAATRLFAELGYDQTDSTLIAETAGVSAADVRREFGGRRELYIEVFRRLQAAEWLLLRAYTEGGVDREGAHRFIDAYIDFSLEHREHAALWTQRRMNDAADLREVETEFVVPQTAASLEAFAALFDDGVDPELMIWSVTWIVQAFTLAGLPGTAERVGPRSVARFRAHLHSLVDRALR, from the coding sequence ATGGATGACGCGGAGCGGGACCGGGTCGTGGAGGCCGCGACGCGGCTGTTCGCCGAGCTCGGATACGACCAGACCGACAGCACGCTGATCGCGGAGACCGCGGGGGTGAGCGCGGCCGATGTGCGGCGGGAGTTCGGCGGCAGGCGCGAGCTGTACATCGAGGTGTTCCGCCGGCTCCAGGCCGCCGAGTGGCTGCTGCTGCGCGCCTACACCGAAGGCGGCGTGGACCGGGAGGGCGCCCACCGCTTCATCGACGCCTACATCGACTTCTCCCTCGAGCACCGCGAGCACGCCGCGCTGTGGACCCAGCGCCGGATGAACGACGCGGCCGACCTGCGCGAGGTGGAGACCGAGTTCGTCGTCCCGCAGACCGCCGCGTCCCTCGAGGCGTTCGCCGCGCTCTTCGACGACGGCGTCGATCCCGAGCTGATGATCTGGAGCGTCACCTGGATCGTCCAGGCGTTCACCCTCGCCGGCCTCCCCGGCACCGCCGAGCGGGTGGGCCCCAGGTCCGTCGCCCGCTTCCGCGCCCACCTGCACTCCCTGGTCGACCGCGCACTGAGATGA
- a CDS encoding GntR family transcriptional regulator: MALPPEEEKVALPGENLARLSSGEQVRLYVRRLIFDGVLRPGARIPQGAIAETLGVSRIPVREALIALEREGWTTIIPHRGAFVNALDEPSVRDHYELYGMFYGFGVRRAVERRGPSLGEALKPIQDRIMAAGDPGTLHRLTMDFHRTVIDAANSPRLRTMLRQMTDIVPGNFFELVPGSDVVEREGTAAILNAIERNYPEIAEREYATMLRRQGDLVVTLLQDRGIFDPTEAPHDEDDD; encoded by the coding sequence GTGGCGTTGCCTCCGGAGGAGGAGAAGGTCGCGCTGCCGGGGGAGAATCTGGCGCGGCTCAGCAGTGGTGAGCAGGTGCGGCTGTACGTGCGGCGGCTCATCTTCGACGGGGTGCTGCGGCCCGGCGCGCGGATCCCGCAGGGGGCCATCGCCGAGACGCTGGGCGTTTCGCGGATCCCGGTGCGCGAGGCGCTGATCGCGCTGGAGCGCGAGGGCTGGACCACGATCATCCCGCACCGGGGCGCCTTCGTGAACGCCCTCGACGAGCCCTCGGTCCGCGACCACTACGAGCTGTACGGGATGTTCTACGGGTTCGGCGTCCGCCGCGCCGTCGAGCGCCGCGGCCCGTCGCTGGGCGAGGCCCTGAAGCCGATCCAGGACAGGATCATGGCGGCCGGGGACCCCGGCACGCTGCACCGCCTGACGATGGACTTCCACCGCACCGTCATCGACGCCGCCAACTCGCCCCGCCTCCGCACGATGCTCCGGCAGATGACCGACATCGTGCCCGGCAACTTCTTCGAGCTGGTCCCCGGCTCCGACGTCGTCGAGCGCGAGGGCACCGCCGCCATCCTCAACGCGATCGAGCGCAACTACCCGGAGATCGCCGAGCGCGAATACGCCACGATGCTCCGCCGCCAGGGCGACCTCGTCGTCACCCTCCTTCAGGACCGCGGCATCTTCGACCCCACCGAAGCCCCGCACGACGAGGACGACGACTAG
- a CDS encoding amidohydrolase family protein produces MKAEDLIMISVDDHVVEPPTLFDEHIPAKYRDAAPKVITKKDGSDVWTFNGSIIPNIGLNAVAGRPKEEYGIEPTAFSEIRPGTYDIHERIKDMNAGGILASMNFPSFPGFAGRLFAAAEDKDLALAVLRAYNDWHIDEWAGTYPGRIIPMALPILWDAEECAREVRRVAAKGCRSMTFTENPATLGYPSFHNAYWDPLWKAASDEGVVLSIHLGSSGQLSVTAPDAPIDVMITLQPMNVCQAAADLLWSRVLKNFPDIRFALSEGGTGWIPYFLDRLDRTYDMHHLWTGQDFGDKLPSEVFREHFLTCFISDPVGVQLRHMIGIDNIAWECDYPHSDSSWPNAPEELMAVSEGVSAEDLNKITYQNAMRWYSFDPFVAGRTKADATVGALRAEAGDHDVTIRATDTGRFEKAVGIDMGTLAKNATA; encoded by the coding sequence GTGAAGGCCGAAGACCTGATCATGATCAGCGTGGACGACCACGTGGTCGAGCCCCCGACGCTGTTCGACGAACACATCCCGGCGAAGTACCGGGACGCCGCGCCGAAGGTCATCACCAAGAAGGACGGCTCCGACGTCTGGACCTTCAACGGCTCGATCATCCCCAACATCGGCCTCAACGCCGTCGCGGGCCGCCCCAAGGAGGAGTACGGCATCGAGCCGACCGCCTTCTCCGAGATCCGCCCCGGCACCTACGACATCCACGAGCGCATCAAGGACATGAACGCCGGCGGCATCCTCGCCTCCATGAACTTCCCGTCCTTCCCCGGCTTCGCGGGCCGCCTCTTCGCCGCGGCCGAGGACAAGGACCTGGCCCTGGCCGTCCTGCGCGCCTACAACGACTGGCACATCGACGAATGGGCCGGCACCTACCCCGGCCGCATCATCCCCATGGCGCTCCCCATCCTCTGGGACGCCGAGGAGTGCGCCCGCGAGGTCCGCCGCGTCGCCGCCAAGGGCTGCCGCTCCATGACCTTCACCGAGAACCCCGCCACCCTCGGCTACCCCAGCTTCCACAACGCCTACTGGGACCCGCTGTGGAAGGCCGCCTCGGACGAGGGCGTCGTCCTGTCGATCCACCTGGGCTCCTCGGGCCAGCTGTCGGTGACCGCGCCGGACGCCCCCATCGACGTCATGATCACCCTCCAGCCCATGAACGTCTGCCAGGCCGCCGCCGACCTCCTGTGGTCCCGCGTCCTCAAGAACTTCCCCGACATCCGCTTCGCCCTGTCCGAGGGCGGCACGGGCTGGATCCCCTACTTCCTGGACCGGCTCGACCGCACCTACGACATGCACCACCTGTGGACCGGCCAGGACTTCGGCGACAAGCTCCCCAGCGAGGTCTTCCGCGAGCACTTCCTCACGTGCTTCATCTCCGACCCCGTCGGCGTCCAGCTCCGCCACATGATCGGCATCGACAACATCGCCTGGGAGTGCGACTACCCCCACTCCGACAGCTCCTGGCCCAACGCCCCCGAAGAGCTCATGGCCGTCTCCGAAGGCGTCTCCGCCGAGGACCTCAACAAGATCACCTACCAGAACGCCATGCGCTGGTACTCCTTCGATCCCTTCGTCGCGGGCCGCACCAAGGCCGACGCCACCGTCGGCGCCCTCCGCGCCGAGGCCGGCGACCACGACGTCACCATCCGCGCCACCGACACCGGCCGCTTCGAGAAGGCCGTCGGCATCGACATGGGCACCCTGGCCAAGAACGCCACGGCCTGA
- a CDS encoding AMP-binding protein: MPDWVNGEQLTLLELLDQRLTRDPDGPFLDLCGIPYTAASLDAEADRVAGALHALGVGHGSTVATILENGPEAVVSWFAIHRLGAIAVPVNTALKGPLLRHVLADSQAAVVIVHDDLADRPIEVLEQVETLRHLVVVGEGRPVVSCSRGTRVHGWDELLAGTDVAPHVLVRPTDLGTIVYTGGTTGPSKGCALSHNYHLSIARQIISSWGRTPEDVVWSPLPLFHFNAISCMLTGTLISGGRAALSRRFSVSGFWPEINRTEATIASLLGSLAVMVARADDHPLAKNSGTAEANKSLRLLTGAPIPPEIDALYRDRFDITTFSNAYGATEASLISWLPPGRPGKTGSAGIVNAEAFDVRIFDDEDHEVPVGEPGEIVCRPKMPHVMFEGYWQRPQATVEAWRNLWFHTGDIGKVDDEGYLYFVDRKADYMRRRGENISSWELEKVFHEHPAVKDVCVHAVPSEVSEDDVKATLVLRDGSAVTEEEVCRWSIDHLPYYAVPRYFEFRAELPMSRTGRTTKNLLRDEGVTASTWDREAAGVKFERR, from the coding sequence ATGCCAGACTGGGTGAACGGCGAGCAGCTGACCCTGCTCGAACTGCTGGACCAACGCCTCACACGGGACCCGGACGGTCCGTTCCTCGACCTCTGCGGCATCCCCTACACGGCCGCGAGCCTCGACGCCGAAGCCGATCGCGTCGCCGGGGCCCTGCACGCCCTCGGCGTCGGGCACGGCTCGACCGTCGCGACGATCCTGGAGAACGGTCCCGAGGCCGTCGTCTCCTGGTTCGCGATCCACCGGCTCGGCGCGATCGCCGTCCCGGTCAACACCGCGCTCAAGGGACCGCTGCTCCGGCACGTGCTCGCCGACTCCCAGGCCGCCGTCGTCATCGTGCACGACGACCTCGCCGACCGGCCGATCGAGGTGCTGGAACAGGTCGAGACACTCCGCCACCTCGTCGTGGTGGGGGAGGGGCGGCCCGTCGTCTCGTGCTCGCGCGGCACCCGCGTCCACGGCTGGGACGAGCTCCTCGCCGGCACCGACGTGGCCCCGCACGTCCTGGTCCGCCCGACGGACCTCGGCACGATCGTCTACACGGGCGGCACGACCGGCCCGTCGAAGGGCTGCGCGCTGAGCCACAACTACCATCTGTCGATCGCGCGGCAGATCATCTCCTCGTGGGGCCGCACCCCCGAGGACGTGGTGTGGAGCCCGCTCCCGCTGTTCCACTTCAACGCGATCTCGTGCATGCTCACCGGCACCCTCATCAGCGGCGGCCGCGCCGCCCTGTCGCGGCGGTTCTCCGTGTCGGGGTTCTGGCCGGAGATCAACCGGACCGAGGCGACCATCGCGTCGCTGCTCGGTTCCCTGGCCGTCATGGTCGCGCGGGCCGACGACCACCCGCTGGCCAAGAACTCCGGGACGGCCGAGGCCAACAAGAGCCTCCGCCTGCTCACCGGCGCCCCGATCCCGCCGGAGATCGACGCCCTGTACCGGGACCGGTTCGACATCACCACCTTCAGCAACGCCTATGGCGCGACGGAGGCGTCCCTCATCTCCTGGCTCCCGCCCGGCAGGCCCGGAAAGACGGGATCGGCGGGCATCGTCAACGCGGAGGCCTTCGACGTCCGCATCTTCGACGACGAGGACCACGAGGTCCCCGTCGGGGAGCCCGGCGAGATCGTGTGCAGGCCGAAGATGCCGCACGTGATGTTCGAGGGCTACTGGCAGCGCCCGCAGGCGACGGTCGAGGCGTGGCGGAATCTGTGGTTCCACACCGGCGACATCGGCAAGGTCGACGACGAGGGCTACCTGTACTTCGTCGACCGCAAGGCCGACTACATGCGCCGCCGCGGGGAGAACATCTCCAGCTGGGAGCTGGAGAAGGTGTTCCACGAGCACCCGGCCGTCAAGGACGTGTGCGTGCACGCGGTCCCCAGCGAGGTCAGCGAGGACGACGTGAAGGCGACCCTCGTCCTGCGGGACGGCTCGGCCGTCACCGAGGAGGAGGTGTGCCGCTGGTCGATCGACCACCTCCCGTACTACGCGGTGCCGCGCTACTTCGAGTTCCGCGCGGAGCTGCCCATGAGCCGGACGGGCCGGACGACCAAGAACCTGCTGCGCGACGAGGGCGTCACGGCGTCCACCTGGGACCGCGAGGCGGCCGGCGTGAAGTTCGAGCGCCGCTGA
- a CDS encoding enoyl-CoA hydratase/isomerase family protein: MGAAEGSPTPKGLKGDDLGTPYLRLEREGPLAWCVVDRPDSRNALTSAMYFGIRRAVDLVNRDADLAALIITGTGDVFMPGGELRGREPDRWLDFPDLLGLDSTPFEAIRRSPKPVVSAVNGIAQGGGLLIAMLSDVAVAGRSVTVRAPELFRGIADTGYACYLPAQIGIARARDMLLTGRTVTAEEAVEWGMFSRVVDDADVRKTAEEVAIQICRTAPQARLQVKRLVNERYGAVDRMTFDALLYNDEMVEGGRAFAEKREPSWVPEEFRGGNRL; the protein is encoded by the coding sequence ATGGGCGCCGCAGAGGGTTCCCCGACCCCCAAGGGCCTCAAGGGCGACGACCTCGGCACCCCGTACCTCCGCCTCGAACGCGAGGGCCCGCTGGCCTGGTGCGTCGTGGACCGGCCGGACTCCCGCAACGCCCTGACGAGCGCGATGTACTTCGGCATCCGGCGCGCGGTCGACCTCGTCAACCGCGACGCGGACCTCGCCGCGCTCATCATCACCGGCACCGGCGACGTGTTCATGCCGGGCGGTGAACTGCGCGGCAGGGAACCGGATCGCTGGCTGGACTTCCCCGATCTCCTCGGCCTGGACTCGACCCCGTTCGAGGCGATCCGGCGCTCCCCGAAGCCCGTCGTCTCGGCCGTCAACGGGATCGCGCAGGGCGGCGGCCTCCTCATCGCGATGCTCTCCGACGTCGCCGTGGCCGGGCGCAGCGTGACCGTCCGGGCACCCGAGCTGTTCCGGGGCATCGCCGACACCGGATACGCCTGCTACCTGCCCGCCCAGATCGGCATCGCGCGGGCCCGCGACATGCTGCTGACGGGCCGGACCGTCACCGCCGAGGAAGCGGTCGAATGGGGCATGTTCTCCCGGGTCGTCGATGACGCCGACGTCCGGAAGACGGCAGAGGAGGTCGCGATCCAGATCTGCCGGACCGCCCCGCAGGCCCGGCTCCAGGTGAAGCGGCTGGTGAACGAGCGGTACGGGGCCGTCGACCGGATGACGTTCGACGCGCTCCTGTACAACGACGAGATGGTCGAGGGCGGCCGGGCGTTCGCCGAGAAGCGCGAACCGTCCTGGGTGCCCGAGGAGTTCCGTGGCGGAAATCGCCTGTGA
- a CDS encoding TetR/AcrR family transcriptional regulator produces MSGRSLRDERREQRRALSRDQILDVAEQVFAAKGFHDASLREIAEQADYSVGAVYGFFSGKDELYREIFHRRTSAFMPEMAEVLSSELPADRRLVELAAWQVGFFRRYPEFGRLVLRGGAIASPVADPPEDTETLANFRRSIDMQAELFRDGQRAGLLRAGDPVLMARMFSGLVSAFQTSELSGGAPLPIETLTETVERAFRA; encoded by the coding sequence ATGAGCGGACGAAGTCTGCGGGATGAGCGCAGGGAGCAGCGCCGCGCGCTCAGCCGGGACCAGATCCTCGACGTCGCCGAGCAGGTGTTCGCGGCCAAGGGCTTCCATGACGCGTCGCTGCGGGAGATCGCCGAACAGGCGGACTATTCGGTCGGCGCGGTCTACGGGTTCTTCTCCGGCAAGGACGAGCTGTACCGGGAGATCTTCCACCGCCGGACTTCGGCGTTCATGCCGGAGATGGCCGAAGTGCTCTCGTCGGAACTGCCCGCCGACCGGCGTCTCGTCGAGCTCGCCGCCTGGCAGGTCGGGTTCTTCCGGAGGTATCCGGAGTTCGGGCGTCTCGTCCTGCGGGGCGGGGCGATCGCGTCGCCCGTCGCCGACCCGCCCGAGGACACCGAGACCCTCGCCAACTTCCGCCGCTCGATCGACATGCAGGCCGAGCTGTTCCGCGACGGCCAGCGCGCGGGCCTGCTCCGGGCGGGAGACCCGGTCCTCATGGCGCGGATGTTCTCCGGTCTGGTGAGCGCCTTCCAGACGAGCGAGCTGTCCGGCGGCGCCCCCCTGCCGATCGAGACCCTGACCGAGACGGTCGAGCGGGCCTTCCGCGCCTGA
- a CDS encoding PaaI family thioesterase, whose translation MTEADHPVLLGRLEESRALAASVRRLIEVATATTAPPGATLAAARGLDAITDALARYVPDPMPPMTQLNFPEEGESDLSARMPFDVMIGRHSPLAPPLTLSSEGTTAILSGTLTRPYEGPPGCVHGGVLATAFDIVCAAANFIAKVPGPTRSLQISYRRPTALHTPCRFEARVDSVDGKNVRTLGRLLQNGVVTCEAVGEFVFFDREAIGRMAARARGES comes from the coding sequence GTGACCGAAGCCGACCACCCCGTCCTGCTCGGACGGCTGGAGGAATCCCGCGCGCTCGCCGCCTCGGTGCGCCGCCTCATCGAGGTGGCCACCGCGACGACCGCGCCCCCGGGGGCCACCCTGGCCGCGGCCCGCGGCCTCGACGCCATCACCGACGCGCTGGCCCGCTACGTCCCGGACCCCATGCCGCCGATGACGCAGCTCAACTTCCCGGAAGAGGGCGAGTCCGACCTTTCCGCCCGGATGCCGTTCGACGTGATGATCGGCCGACACAGCCCGCTCGCACCCCCGCTGACCCTCTCCTCCGAAGGCACCACCGCGATCCTCTCCGGCACCCTCACCCGCCCCTACGAGGGCCCTCCCGGCTGCGTCCACGGCGGCGTCCTCGCCACCGCCTTCGACATCGTCTGCGCCGCCGCGAACTTCATCGCCAAGGTCCCCGGCCCCACCCGCAGCCTCCAGATCTCCTACCGCCGCCCGACCGCCCTCCACACCCCCTGCCGCTTCGAAGCCCGGGTCGACAGCGTCGACGGCAAGAACGTCCGCACCCTCGGCCGGCTCCTCCAGAACGGCGTCGTCACCTGCGAGGCCGTGGGCGAGTTCGTCTTCTTCGACCGCGAGGCCATCGGCCGCATGGCCGCCAGAGCCCGCGGCGAATCCTGA
- a CDS encoding ATP-binding protein encodes MTVTTDDLSLTMLAARPSAGLARTLIAQRLTRWGCPHLADDALLIATELLTNAFEATPGARIRLRVAHDRTGVLIAVWDSSPHLPTPRRPTPLTLESLDASPNTYDHGGGWGLPLIAALSTAHGHHPDRTTGGKWTWATLTHHRP; translated from the coding sequence GTGACCGTGACGACCGACGACCTGAGCCTGACCATGCTCGCCGCCCGCCCCAGCGCGGGCCTGGCCCGCACCCTCATCGCACAGCGCCTCACCCGCTGGGGCTGCCCGCACCTCGCCGACGACGCCCTCCTCATCGCCACCGAGCTCCTCACCAACGCCTTCGAGGCCACCCCCGGCGCCCGCATCCGCCTCCGCGTGGCCCACGACCGGACCGGCGTCCTCATCGCGGTCTGGGACTCCAGCCCCCACCTCCCCACCCCCCGCCGACCCACCCCCCTCACCCTCGAATCCCTGGACGCCTCCCCCAACACCTACGACCACGGCGGCGGCTGGGGCCTGCCGCTCATCGCCGCCCTCTCCACCGCCCACGGCCACCACCCCGACCGCACCACCGGCGGCAAATGGACCTGGGCCACCCTCACCCACCACCGCCCCTGA
- a CDS encoding helix-turn-helix domain-containing protein, with translation MPVIVRDPLDPRISHWHWLAQQMRWWRERHNLSLAQVGQLLGIARSTVSNLEAGRRRLDLDYAKILDDRYGTGSLLQTLTFYARMGHDPDWHRTFLEYERVATMYRIYNGQRVPIPLQTESTMRALMAAARTVQDPEAVIEARIARQQAILDRPDPPYVWVLLDEPVLDSPTGGRAVLRDQLAHLVELGSRPNIVIRVISSRTGAHNGSDGPIQLVSLSEREIAYVGAQRGGRLIESPGEVREVGLDWDFIGHKAMSMEESRSLILAKMEALS, from the coding sequence ATGCCTGTCATCGTGCGTGACCCCCTGGACCCCCGCATCTCACATTGGCACTGGCTCGCCCAGCAGATGAGGTGGTGGCGGGAGCGGCACAACCTGTCCCTCGCCCAGGTGGGGCAGCTCCTCGGCATCGCCCGCTCGACTGTTTCCAACCTGGAGGCGGGCCGCCGCAGGCTCGACCTGGACTACGCCAAGATCCTCGACGACCGCTACGGCACCGGCAGCCTCCTCCAGACCCTCACCTTCTACGCCCGCATGGGCCACGACCCCGACTGGCACAGGACGTTCCTCGAATACGAGCGTGTGGCGACGATGTACCGGATCTACAACGGCCAGCGCGTTCCGATTCCACTCCAGACCGAGAGCACCATGCGTGCCCTGATGGCGGCTGCCCGGACCGTGCAGGACCCCGAGGCCGTCATCGAGGCCAGGATCGCGAGGCAGCAGGCCATACTCGACCGACCGGACCCTCCGTATGTATGGGTGCTGCTCGACGAGCCGGTGCTCGACTCGCCGACCGGGGGCCGCGCGGTCCTGCGGGACCAGCTTGCCCACCTGGTGGAGCTGGGCTCGCGACCGAACATAGTCATCCGGGTGATCTCTTCGCGGACAGGGGCGCACAACGGGTCGGACGGCCCCATCCAGCTTGTCAGCCTGTCTGAGCGCGAGATCGCCTACGTCGGTGCACAACGCGGAGGGCGGCTGATCGAGTCGCCTGGTGAGGTACGCGAAGTCGGCCTAGATTGGGACTTCATCGGACATAAAGCGATGTCGATGGAGGAATCGCGGTCGTTGATACTTGCGAAGATGGAGGCTCTCTCATGA
- a CDS encoding DUF397 domain-containing protein produces the protein MNVEWRKSSHSGGVHDETCVEVAALASWVGVRDSKNVGVGYLSLTPGQFASLRARIVRAC, from the coding sequence ATGAACGTCGAGTGGCGCAAGAGTTCGCACAGCGGAGGAGTCCACGACGAGACATGCGTCGAAGTCGCAGCGTTGGCCTCGTGGGTCGGAGTACGAGATTCCAAGAACGTCGGGGTGGGGTACCTGTCGTTGACGCCCGGGCAGTTCGCTTCGTTGCGAGCGCGGATCGTGCGGGCTTGTTGA
- a CDS encoding DUF4190 domain-containing protein, protein MTHDPFGGRGVPGSVPPPGQGSAYGQVPGSQGPYPQGPYLPGAPVPGGRDRPRNGLAIGALVFGVIGGVCVSVPLAIAALVRVRRTGGPGTGMAIAGIVLSAVWLAAGSLVAALVFAVADEMEEVKLTQGACFNAPVEDESLVERTMTNCAKPHMYQVLSVEALGEGPYPGDGEVVRRGEEKCLGRWDGALLQSPYAETHRLTYALPTRVAWPFDKTVACLLESIGGKKRPFADLSAVPVDQARKTWSALVVADCFDLPEEEAATVVTVACDEPHDAQVVRTFSFAEGRWPGRKRVDERSGARCDRMVGTFFDAHPPGILTDYTYVGPTRAEWAAGDRRVLCLVESGYDDESLTTSLVP, encoded by the coding sequence ATGACGCATGATCCGTTCGGCGGACGCGGTGTTCCCGGTTCGGTACCCCCGCCGGGGCAGGGGTCTGCGTACGGGCAGGTGCCGGGGTCTCAGGGGCCCTACCCGCAGGGGCCGTACCTTCCGGGGGCGCCGGTGCCGGGCGGGCGGGACCGTCCGCGCAATGGGCTGGCCATCGGGGCGCTGGTCTTCGGGGTCATCGGTGGTGTCTGCGTCTCCGTGCCGCTGGCGATCGCCGCGCTGGTCCGCGTGCGCAGGACCGGCGGGCCGGGCACGGGGATGGCGATCGCGGGCATCGTCCTGTCGGCGGTGTGGCTCGCGGCCGGGAGCCTGGTCGCGGCTCTGGTGTTCGCGGTGGCCGACGAGATGGAGGAGGTGAAGCTGACGCAGGGCGCCTGCTTCAACGCCCCGGTCGAGGACGAGTCACTGGTCGAGCGCACGATGACGAACTGCGCGAAGCCGCACATGTACCAGGTGCTCTCGGTGGAAGCCCTCGGGGAGGGCCCGTATCCGGGCGACGGGGAGGTCGTGCGGCGGGGTGAGGAGAAGTGCCTCGGCCGCTGGGACGGCGCGCTGCTCCAGAGCCCGTACGCGGAGACGCACAGGCTGACCTATGCGCTGCCGACCCGCGTTGCGTGGCCGTTCGACAAGACCGTCGCGTGCCTTCTGGAGTCCATCGGAGGGAAGAAGAGGCCCTTCGCCGACCTGTCCGCGGTGCCGGTGGACCAGGCCAGGAAGACGTGGTCCGCCCTCGTCGTCGCGGACTGCTTCGACCTGCCGGAGGAGGAGGCCGCCACCGTGGTCACCGTCGCCTGCGATGAGCCCCACGACGCGCAGGTCGTGCGGACGTTCTCCTTCGCCGAAGGCCGCTGGCCCGGCCGGAAGCGCGTCGACGAGCGGTCCGGCGCCCGCTGCGACCGCATGGTCGGGACCTTCTTCGACGCGCACCCGCCGGGCATCCTCACCGACTACACCTACGTGGGCCCCACCCGCGCCGAATGGGCCGCGGGCGACAGGCGCGTGCTCTGCCTCGTCGAGTCCGGCTACGACGACGAGTCCCTCACCACTTCCCTGGTGCCCTGA